One segment of Castanea sativa cultivar Marrone di Chiusa Pesio chromosome 3, ASM4071231v1 DNA contains the following:
- the LOC142627844 gene encoding uncharacterized protein LOC142627844: protein MVRSLRANFVRSLLTKPPDQPTPTSLRSLGKPPPWPDIKVNFDGACFQDEKLAGTTAVIRARNGQVLATMVDRFPLPHSIVAVEVIVAIKALKFALELGHNSIILEGDSKIATKAMQSGIPTLADYGHLIEEVKMIAESFVSIALSFVPRQCNILAHKIARHVRHVSEYTVWIENVPPQLFTVIQAALAS from the coding sequence ATGGTGAGGTCTCTTAGGGCAAATTTTGTGCGCTCCTTACTCACAAAACCCCCAGACCAACCCACTCCAACCTCCCTAAGATCACTCGGCAAACCCCCACCTTGGCCAGACATAAAGGTTAATTTTGATGGAGCTTGTTTTCAAGATGAAAAGCTAGCAGGTACAACAGCGGTTATTCGAGCCAGAAATGGTCAGGTGTTAGCTACAATGGTAGACAGGTTCCCTCTTCCTCACTCTATAGTGGCAGTTGAAGTGATAGTAGCTATCAAAGCTCTCAAATTTGCACTTGAGCTCGGCCACAACTCTATCATCCTTGAGGGAGACTCCAAGATTGCAACTAAGGCAATGCAGAGTGGAATCCCTACCTTGGCTGACTATGGACATCTGATAGAGGAGGTCAAGATGATAGCAGAAAGTTTTGTATCAATTGCATTAAGTTTTGTTCCAAGACAGTGTAATATTTTAGCCCATAAAATTGCTAGACATGTGAGACATGTTAGTGAGTATACAGTGTGGATAGAGAATGTTCCTCCACAACTGTTCACTGTAATTCAAGCCGCTTTGGCTTCTTAA
- the LOC142629940 gene encoding putative receptor protein kinase ZmPK1: MDISSLFFLLCLLQTLSSSASSKALDTLIGTSLSVEKPSDNLVSANGEFSAGFYPVGDNAFCFAIWMTKPSVPTVVWIANRDDPVDGKGSKLSVLKDGKLHLTDSAGSVVWKTKTEALTISEASNLQLRLMNTGNLVLYNFSSVAIWQSFDSSTDILLPQQLLTFGTSLISNRGQGLYSSGYYKFFFDEDNALHLLFQGPKFSSLYWPDPSLKNISDAGICIYNTSRAALLDDTGYFWSSDHFKFYATDFGTVTQRRLTLDADGNLRLYSLQEMNGSWDWVVTWQAISDPCRIHGICGPNGVCTYDHVSGRRCFCLQGFKMKDHSDWSSGCEPEFNISCDHGDESTFIQLAHVEYYGSDIDFFQNLTFQDCQEECLNRCNCKGFQYRFSMEDGGYNCYPKSRLLNGRRSPNFDGDLYLRIPKAGISDHKRPDEEFRLQCSSIVSKQERSTYENKTVKLLLWLATVVGGVELSCIVLIWFFLLKTSKRPDSTAQGYLGLTAKFKRFTFNELRKATRGFKEVIGQGAGGIVYKGVLPDQRVAAIKRLNEANQGEAEFLAEVNTIGMLNHMYLIEMWGYCVEGKHKLLVYEYMEHGSLAENLSSNSLDWKKRFEIAVGTAKGLAYLHEECLEWVLHCDVKPQNILLNVDYQPKVADFGLSKLQSRSKIDHSNFSRMRGTRGYMAPEWVYNLPITSKVDVYSYGIVLLEIVTGKSPNAMHTSDNGEIREHKRLLMLVRENVNIGTSEKSWIEEIIDPMLTDNCDKAKMELLVKVALQCVAEDKDERPTMTQVVEMLMSHEE, encoded by the coding sequence ATGGATATCTCAagtctcttctttcttctatgTCTGCTGCAAACTCTTTCTTCATCTGCTTCATCTAAAGCACTTGATACTCTCATAGGCACATCTCTGTCTGTCGAGAAACCAAGTGACAATTTGGTTTCAGCGAATGGTGAATTCTCTGCAGGGTTTTACCCTGTTGGTGATAATGCTTTCTGCTTTGCCATATGGATGACAAAACCCTCTGTTCCCACAGTTGTTTGGATAGCAAACCGAGATGATCCTGTTGATGGAAAAGGTTCAAAGCTTTCAGTTTTGAAAGATGGCAAGCTTCACCTAACCGATTCAGCTGGCAGTGTCGTTTGGAAAACTAAAACAGAAGCCTTAACCATATCAGAGGCCTCCAATTTGCAACTACGGCTAATGAACACAGGCAATCTTGTGCTTTATAATTTCTCAAGTGTTGCTATCTGGCAAAGCTTTGATTCATCTACAgatattcttcttcctcaacaaCTGCTAACATTTGGTACAAGCCTAATCTCAAATAGAGGCCAAGGTCTATATTCTTCTGGCTACTATAAGTTCTTTTTCGATGAAGATAACGCGCTCCATCTGCTTTTCCAAGGACCAAAATTTTCAAGTCTCTACTGGCCAGACCCATCCCTTAAAAATATTTCAGATGCTGGGATTTGTATCTACAATACTAGTAGAGCTGCACTACTAGATGACACAGGATATTTCTGGTCATCTGATCATTTCAAATTCTATGCAACAGATTTTGGTACAGTGACTCAGAGACGATTAACGCTTGACGCTGATGGCAATCTTCGATTATACAGCTTGCAAGAGATGAATGGGAGTTGGGATTGGGTTGTAACATGGCAAGCTATCTCTGATCCATGCAGGATTCATGGCATCTGTGGACCTAATGGTGTGTGTACTTATGATCATGTCTCTGGCCGAAGATGCTTTTGCTTGCAAGGCTTCAAGATGAAAGATCATAGTGATTGGTCTTCTGGGTGCGAACCAGAATTTAATATCTCTTGCGACCATGGAGATGAGTCTACTTTTATCCAACTTGCTCATGTTGAGTACTATGGCTCAGATATAGACTTCTTTCAGAATCTTACCTTCCAGGACTGTCAAGAAGAATGCCTAAATAGGTGCAATTGCAAAGGGTTTCAATATAGATTTAGCATGGAAGATGGTGGCTATAACTGTTACCCCAAGTCTCGGCTACTAAATGGACGCCGTTCACCAAATTTTGATGGAGATCTTTATTTGAGAATACCCAAAGCTGGTATTTCCGATCACAAGAGGCCTGATGAAGAATTTAGATTGCAGTGTTCGAGCATTGTTTCTAAGCAGGAAAGAAGCACATATGAAAATAAGACCGTAAAGCTTTTGCTTTGGCTCGCCACAGTAGTGGGAGGAGTGGAGTTGAGTTGTATTGTCCTGATCTGGTTTTTCTTGTTAAAAACAAGTAAACGTCCAGACTCCACTGCACAAGGATACCTAGGCCTAACAGCTAAATTCAAACGATTCACCTTTAATGAGCTAAGAAAGGCAACGCGAGGATTCAAAGAAGTGATTGGACAAGGAGCAGGAGGGATCGTATACAAAGGTGTATTGCCTGATCAGCGAGTAGCAGCAATCAAGCGACTCAATGAAGCTAACCAAGGAGAGGCAGAGTTCCTTGCAGAAGTAAACACTATTGGGATGTTGAACCACATGTATTTGATAGAGATGTGGGGATACTGTGTTGAGGGAAAGCATAAGCTCTTGGTGTACGAATATATGGAGCATGGATCTTTAGCTGAAAATCTTAGTTCTAATTCACTTGATTGGAAGAAAAGGTTTGAAATTGCAGTGGGTACTGCTAAAGGCCTAGCTTATCTGCATGAAGAATGTTTAGAGTGGGTTTTACATTGTGATGTAAAGCCTCAAAATATACTCCTTAATGTTGACTATCAACCAAAAGTAGCCGATTTTGGTTTATCTAAACTACAAAGTAGAAGTAAGATTGATCATTCAAACTTCTCGAGGATGAGAGGAACTAGAGGTTATATGGCTCCAGAGTGGGTCTATAATCTTCCCATCACTTCTAAAGTGGATGTGTACAGCTATGGAATTGTGCTGTTGGAAATTGTAACTGGAAAGAGCCCAAATGCCATGCATACCTCGGACAATGGAGAAATAAGGGAGCATAAAAGGTTGCTCATGTTGGTAAGGGAGAATGTTAACATTGGAACTTCAGAGAAGTCATGGATTGAAGAAATTATAGATCCCATGCTGACTGACAATTGTGACAAGGCTAAGATGGAACTTTTAGTCAAAGTGGCTTTGCAATGTGTTGCAGAAGATAAAGATGAAAGACCCACCATGACTCAGGTGGTAGAGATGCTTATGAGCCATGAAGAATAA